The DNA region GGCGCAGGCCGGCGATTCCCCCGAAGGTCGCCTGGGCAGTGGAGCGCGCCTGACCGACCCCGGCGACGGCAGTTACCGCAGACTCTCGGACGAAGGGCAATGGGGGCGCTACGAGTTCAATGAGGACCCGCCCGACAGCCTGGCCGCCGAGTACATCTGGGAGCTGCGGTTCACCGAACTGGGGCGGGACAGCCAGGGACAGTTTCTGGGGGACTACGAACGCCGTTTCACCACGGCCGGCCGCCCCTGGTGGAGTTTCGTGGGCGAGCGTGCGGGAGCCTGGGCACCTGTCGTGCCGCTGGCTGCGCCCCAGCAGCTGGACGTGGTGGATCTTGTGACACGCTGGCAGCCCGGAATCTTCCGGCTGGAACTGGAGAGCGCCGTCTCACGCCAGGACCAGAACCTGTTCTCGGGCGAAGACGACCAGGACAATCTGGGCGGGGCACTGCGTCTGGGGCTGGGTCTGCAGGGGCGACGCGCGCTCGCGCTGGGCCGCGTACCACTGGGGCGCCCCCGGCTGAACGCCACCTTCGCCGGCGAACGCGCCGAGTTCCGCAGCTTCTCACCCAGCGACGAGATCGAGTTCGAGCGAACCTGGGGGCTGAGCCGGCAGGGCGCCGAGGATCTGCTGCGCCTGGATCTGGAGGCGGCCATCGAGCAGGGTGACAGTCTGGCCCAGCGTGCGCGTGTCTCCCTGCTGGATCGGGGAGATCTCACCAGCCGCATGCTCAGCCTGCGCAACCGTTTTTCCCCCTTGCGCCATACCCGCGTGGATCATGAGGGCAGCTGGCGCCGTCTGCGCGAAGGTTTGCGCCGTTCCGACTGGCAACGGGTGAGCGGTGGAGTGGAGCAGGATCTGGGCCCCAACACCCTGCGTGCCGGTCTGGACAGCGAAACCAGCCGGGAACTGCCCGCAGCGGCCAGCGCCAGCGGCCTGCGTCACACCGAATGGCAACTGGCGGGCTGGCGCCCCCTGGGGGACTGGTTGACTCTGCGTCTGGACGGCAGCCGCCGCCTGCGCCAGACTCTGGAAGGAACCCCCGGATGGCAGGACCTGAGCACCACGGATACCGGACGCCTGCGCATGCGACTCAACACGGGCAATGGTCTCGATGGCGAAACCGACTGGAGCCATCGCGAAACCCGCTGGGTGCGCGGAGATTCCGCCTCGACGGTCAGCGATCTGGCTCTGCTGGACCTGCGCCTGAGTGCTCGCGATGTGGAAGGCAGCCTGCTGTATCGGGCCGAAAACAGCCTGGTGCAGGACCGCATCACCCAGTATGTCCAGGTGGACAGCCTGCAGGGCGATTACAGTCCGGACCCCTTCGAACCGGGGATCTTCGTGCCCGACCCGGACGGCTCCTGGGTGGCGCTGAGCTACGATACCGGCACTCGCCGCCGGGTGGCCGCGGTCAGCCTGGAAGGCAGTCTGCGTCTGACCCCGCCCGCGTTGCCCGGGGTGGCCAGTGACACACACCTCGAACTGGAAGGACGGGGGCCGGTCTCCAGTCCCGCGCGGCTTTACACCCTGCAGCCGGGGACCGTGCTCGGGGACTCGATCCTCAGTGGTGCGATCCGCGTGCGCCAGGATCTTGAACTGGAAGATCGCGCCGACCGCACCTGGCGTCTGCGCTGGAACGAGGAACAGGAACTGGACCGCCGCCAGTTGCAGAACCCGTTGCGACGCACCCTGCGTGAATGGGGACTGCGCTGTCGCACGCGCACGGCCAGCACCACGCGCGTGCAGCTGGAAGGTCTGCGCCGGGCCCAGGCCACGCGCTACCTGAACACGGCCTCGGCCAACCGTGAGGTGCTGGCCTGGGCGCTGGAGGGCGAGATCACGCGGGATCTGCGCAAGGACCTGCAAGTGCGCACCACGGTGCGCGGCGAGCGCGGCCGCGAGGCGGTGCTGGATCTGCTGGCCACGACCCTGCGCGTCGATCCCCGGCTGGAGTGGCGGCGCGGAATCAAAGGGTCGCTGACTCTGGATTTCAGCTGGCAGCAGTGCTGGTCTGACGCGGAACGGATTCCCTACGAGCTGCTCAACGGAGCGCGCGTGGGACAGACCATCCGGGCCGGCGCCGAGGCCCGCACGCGCATCGGGCGGGCCACCAGTTTCAGTCTCTCCTGGCACATGGACCGCCTGCCCGAGCGCCAGGCCGTACACAGTGGCCGGGCTCAGATCCAGAGTTTCTTCTGATGGGCGCGCGTCTCACGACCTGGGTCCTGCTGACCCTCTGCCTGCTGGGCCTGTCACGTGTGACTTGTGGCCAGATCGCGGTCCTGCCCGACAGCCTGGTGATCGCGCGGGAACTGCAGGTCGAAGGCAACCAGCAATTCAGTGTGGATGTCCTGCGGCAAGTGCTGGGCGCCGGTCAGACCGTCAGTCAGCGTCACTGGCAGGCCAGCCTGGACAGTCTGGCCAGGCTCTATGCCGACGCTGGTTTTCCCCAGCTGAGCCTGCGGGCTCCCGGGGCGCTGGGTGGAACGGTCGAACGGGTGCGCCTCGAGGAAGGTCCCGTGCTCGTGCTGGGCCGTGTGACGCTGAGCCCCGACAGTCTGCCGGATCTGGCCGGTCTGCGTTTGCTGCAGCCGGGCCGCCCCCTGCGCGCCGGTGTGCTCGACGATGCCTTCCTGACCATTCTGGAAGAACTCGAGAGTGATGGGCGTGCACTGGCCACGCTGGAGATCCGCCAGGCCGCCTTCTTCCCCCGGGATGACAGGCTGGAACTGGACCTTGATCTGGTGCTGGGCCGGCTGGAAACCATTCGTCCCCGAGCCGTGCGTTTCGTGGGTCTGAGCAACAGCCTGCCGCTGACTCTGGAGCGGCTGGGGCGGCTCAGGAGTGGCGAGGTCTGGTCGCCCAAACGCAACCGCCAGGCCCGGCTGCGTCTGCAACGCAGTGGTTGGTTCAGCTCTGTCACAGGACCGAGACTGGCGCGGGGGCCCGAGGGACATCTGCTGCTGGTGGAAGTGGAGGAGTTGCCCAGTTACCATTTCGAGGGTCTGGTGGGCCTCCTGCCCGGGCGCGAGAACGAATCCTCGCGGGTCAGCTTCCTGCTGGCTCTGGACCTGGAGAATCTGCTGGGCACCGGGCGGAGGCTCAATCTCAAGGCGGCCCGCCCCGACGGTGTGTCACAGGAACTGCTCTTCCGCTATCGCGAACCCTTCGTGTTCGGACTGCCCCTGGGTCTGGGCGGACAGGTGATCCAGCAGATCCAGGACAGCACCTGGCTCAGCCGCAGCGGCTCGCTGGAAGCCGACTGGGAACTGGTGCCCGGGCTGGAAGGCGGTGCCTCGCTGGCCCTGCGCGAAATCCTGCCCGACTCGCTCAATGGCTGGGTGACTCTGGGCATGGATCACAGCAGCGCCGTGGTGGCCGGCGGCTGGCTGGAAGCGGACTTTCGCGATGACGCGCTCAATCCCACGCGGGGCTGGCGTGCGGGGCTGCGCACCGAGAGTGTGTCGCGCAAGGCCCTGACCTTCCGGGGGCTGGCCGCTCGTGGAGAAGACGAGGTCTTCTGGCGCCAGCAGAGTGATTTCCAGTTCTACCTGCGCCCGCCCGGGGGCTCGAGTGGGCTGGGGCGTCTGGTGTTCTCGCTGCGACTGGCGGCTGGCAGATTGTCGCGTGCGGACCTGCAGCTCGAAGAGCGCTTCGCTCTGGGCGGAGCCGCCGGTCCACGAGGGTACCGCGAAAACCAGTTCCGGGCCAGCACCTGGGGGTTGGGGCAGGGCGAGCTGCGCTGGCGCCTGGGGCGGGCCAGCCGGACCTATCTGTTCTGGGACTGGGCACGCATGGAAGCGGGCACGGATCCGGCCTTCACGCGGCAGGGCAAGGGTGCGGGCATCCGCCTGCCGATCCCGCAGGGAGTGCTGGCCGTGGAGTACGCTTTGGGCGAAGGCCTGGGGCTGCGTGAGGGATTGATTCACGTGAAATTGAGCAGCCGCTTCTGATGATGCATCACGACACCACAACCCGAGACACGGCTGACCTCCTGCGGGGCTTGCTGGCGCTCTGCCGCCCGCAGAACGTGCTGCTGAGCGTACCGGTGGTGATGCTGGGGGGCCTCTGCGAAGACCCTGCGGCCCTGGCGCATCCGACGGGGCGAGTCACGCTGCTGATCGCGGCCGCGGTCACGGCTCTGGCGCTGGCCGCGGGCAATGTGCTGAATGATCTGGCCGACCAGACCGAAGACCGGATCAACAGGCCCGGGCGCCCGCTGCCCTCGGGAAAGGTCCGCCCCGCGGAAGCCTGCCTGCTGGCGTTGGGCCTGCAGACAGGCAGCCTGATCCTGGCGGGTCTGCTTTCCATGCGGCTGGCATCCCCGTGGCCCACGGGGATCGCAGCGGTCTGTTTGCTGCTGCTGTGGCTGTATGCATGGCGGGGCAAGCAATGGCCCTTCGTCGGAAACCTCCTGGTGGCCCTGCTGAGCGCGGCGGCCGTGATCTATGGAGCACTGGCTCTGGGCCTGCCCGGCGGACCAGGGTGGCCGGCCCGTTCGCTGATGGGCTTCGCACTGGTGGTCAGCTGGATCCGGGAAGTTCTCAAGGATGCTGAAGACCGCGAGGGCGACCAGCGAGCCGGGCGGCGCAGCCTGCCGATGCTGGTGTCCGGTTCCGTGTTGCGTCGCCTGCTGCTGGCCGTGGCCTGCCTCGTGCCCTTGACCGGTCTGTTGCTGGGGCTGCTGTCGCATCAGTGGGGGCTGACCTGGGCACTGTGCCTGCTTCCCGCACCCCTTGGGCTCTGGGCCATCTGGAACTGGCAACCGGATTCGCCGCGCTCGGCCGGTGGGGCCCAGCGTCTCTGGAAGGTCGTGATGCTGGTGGGCCTGCTGATCTACAGTGTCTGGATCTGGCAGACCTCGGCTCGCACCGACCGACCAGAGGCCCATGCGGCACGTTCTACGCAAATGGAGAGTCTCCCATGATCGACAACCCCGACTGGCTGCCCCCCATGATCCTGGCTTCGGCCAGCCCTCGGCGCCGCGAACTGCTGCAGCGCATCGGGCTGGACTTCAAGGTGCTGGTCAGGGAAGTGGACGAACACATTCCCGACGGCACCGATCCGGCTGAGGCCGTGCAGGCACTGTCGCGCCTCAAGGGTGCCGCGGTGGCCCTCGAGAATCCTTCGAGTCTGGTGATCAGCGCGGATACCATCGTGGTGCTGGATGGGCAGATCCTGGGCAAACCGGGCAGCCCGGAGGAAGCGGAGCGGATGCTGGCAAGCCTTTCGGGGCGCTGGCACCGGGTATACACGGGCTATGCCCTGCATCTGCTTGACCATGTGCGTCCGGTGGAGAGTGACCAACAGAGTTGCGACGTGCGGTTTCACCCGCTGAGTGCGGCCCAGATCCGCCAGTACGTGGCCAGCGGCGAGCCGATGGACAAGGCGGGCGCCTACGGCATCCAGGATCTGGGAGCCCTGCTGGTTCAGGAACTGCGCGGAGACTATTTCACGGTCATGGGCCTGCCCGTGTCGCGCCTCTATCGCCACCTGCTGGAATTCTGTGCCAGCCATGCACCAAAAAGCACGGAGTGAACAACTAGTGGCACTTAAAATTTTCTGACTGATGAGATTGCCCTAAATTCGCCCCCTATGCCGGAACCTGCCACACCGTCCCATACGCCCTTGCAGGCATTTGTCCAGGAACTCAAGGTCGCCCGCGAGTTCAGGAAGATCACGCTCAAGGAAATCGCTTCCGAGACCATGATCAGCCTGAGCTATCTCACGCACCTGGAAAATGGCGAGTGGCAGGAGGTTCCATTCCCGTATCTGCGCGGCTACCTGATCAGCTACGCCGAAACGGTGGGCATGAACCTCGACCGGGTGCTGCGCAACTTCGACGAGCTGGACTGGAAACCCGCCGAGGGCGGACGCCCCCAGACCCGTGATCTCAGCGGACCCGTGGTCCGGCCCGCGGGAGGAGGCGGACACGCCGAACTGGTGCCGCCCCTGCTGGCACTGATACCCATGCGCAAGAAACTACTGGTGCTGTTCGCCTTCCTGCTGGTCGTGGCTGGCAGTTTCTGGGTGGTCTGGCTTTTCACTCACACCGCGAATCCCGCGGACGCGGGTCAGCCCAGTTTCAACCGGACCCTCGAACGGGTGCGTGCCGACCAGGAACGCACCAACTGGCTGCAGTCCTCAATGACCCCGCGCCGGATCCAGATGCGACTGGCCAGCAGCGGCACCCTGAAAGTCAGTTCGGGCGACAGTGTCTTCTTTTCGGGCACCCTGCGTGCCGACAGTCTGCTGGCGCTGGAAACCACGGCCGAAATCACCGTGCTTGTCGAGCGCTGCGAAGATCTGAGCGTCTTGCTGGACGGCGCCCCGCAGTTCCTCGATTCGCTGAGTGGCCCGGGTGAGATCCATCTCTCGGGGCGGGGCGTGCGCACGTCTCCACGCTGAGGACCGCTCCGGACCCGCCATGTGGATGTGCCCTCGAGTTCCATTGACCATCCCCCACCCGAAAGCTGCTGAACTGTCCGCGTGACGGGACGATAAGGAACCATGCCTGACACTCTGCGCAACACTCCGGACCCTGCCGGCCCTTCCGGGGCCCTGCCACCCGCACGCATTCTTGTGGTGGACGACGACGTCTTCAATGTGGATCTGCTGCTCTTCGAGCTGCAGGACGCAGGGTTCGAAGGCATTGGTGCGGGCAGCGCGCGGGAAGCTCTGCGCATCATCGAACAGGAACCGGAACTGGACCTGATCCTGCTGGACGTGATGATGCCAGGGATGGACGGCCTGGAGCTGACCCAGCTTCTCAAGACGCGCCCTGAAACCCGTGAGATTCCCGTGATTCTGCTGACCGCCCGTGGCGAACTGGGCGACAAGGCCCAAGGCTTCTCTGCGGGCGCCGAAGATTACGTGGTGAAGCCCTTTGACTCCGACGAATTGCGGGCACGCATCGAGGTGCAGCTGCGCATTCGCCGCCTGCGCCTCGAGGAAGAACGTCTGGGCAGCGCACGGGCGCGACTGGCGATGATCGGCACGTCCGCACACCAACTGAGTCAGCCCCTGTCGGGAGCCACCGGATTTCTGCAGCTGCTGCAGGTCATGATCGGTCGCGGCAGCCAGCACGAACAGGAACGCGAGCGACTGCTGCAGGTGGATGGCTGCCTGGAACGCACGATGAATCTGGCGGCCCAGTTGGCGACCCTGCACAGGTTCCGCACCGAAGATTACGCCTGCGGCACCGAGATCGTGGACCTGGATGCCTCGTCGGGACCCGCTGATCCGGGAGATCGGGTGGATGAGGAAGGTCCCTTGATCCTGGTGGCGGATCCCATCAGCGAGCAGCTTCCCGCCTGGTTCATGACTCTGCGTCAGGACGGCTGGCGCATCCTGCGGGTCAGTGGCACCGAGGAGCTGGAGCCCGGATTGCGCCCCTGGGTGCTGGTGCTGAACCAGGTCCTGCCAACCGAGATTCCGCACTGGCTGTCGACTTTCGCCTCTGCAGAAGGCATCACCCCGTTTTCGCTGCTGATCTCGCGCGCCCAAAGTGGTGATTTCCGCGGCCGTGCCCTGCGCGCGGGCGTGGATGACATCCTCACTCACCCGCCGAATCCCGAGGAACTGCTGATGCGGGTTCGTGCGCGTGTCACACTGTTCGGGCTGCAACGTGGACACTTGCGCCTCACCGCTCTGGAGCAGGCACGAGCCGTGGGCGAACGGGCCTTCATGAGCTTCCAGCCCACGCTGGACACCTGCCGTCTGCTGGTGGCCGAGCTGATCTCCGAAGCCTCCGTGGAACGCCGCAAGGCGCTGCTGGCCGATCTGGCGGGCAGCCTGGAGCGGCTCACCGGCACGATCCGTCTGCTGCAATCCCGACGTGTGCCCGAACTGCCCGGCAGGCCTTCCACCACACCCGGTGAACCTGGATGATCCTGGTTTCTGGCATCGTGCTGGGGCTGCTGCCTTTCCTGCTGGTACTGCGCGCGCTGCATCGCAGCCAGTCACGCGCTCTGGCCCTGGTGGGGCCTTCGGGGCAGGCCTGGCTGCGCAACAAGGCCTTCCGCCAGGCCTTGCCCACGGCCGAATTCTCCATGGAACACTCCCGGCTTTCCGGCCCCGCCGGACCCCTGCGCGCGGTGGAACTGCTGCGGATCGCGGGCACTCGCCTGGTGCTGCTCGAGTCGGCCCGGGTCGCCGAAGTGGAACGTGCGGGGCTGCTTGAACGATTGCTCGTGCGATTCGAGGAAGGTGGAGCCGTACACCATCTGGTCCAGCAGGTGCTGGACGATTCGCGCCAGGTGCTGGATGTGGCCTATCTGGATCTGTTGCTGCGCAATCCAGCCGAGGACGAAGCCCGCGATCCTTACTCCGATGCGGAACACTATCTGGCCAGTGAGGAGCAGGTCCTGCTGGCGCTGCTGGAGCAGACCGTCCAGGAACGGACGCCCGACCGATTGTGGCGTCTGCAGGACATTCCCCGGGGTGCCGAGTGGGTTCCCTTGGTGGATTTCATGCGCAGCCGGGATCTCGACCGTCTGCTGGTGATTCCGCTGAATGCCGAGCAGACCTGGCAGGGAGGCCTGCTGGTCGGCTGGGCTGCGGGAGCCTACTCCGGGGGGCGCCATCGCCTGGCACTGGAAC from Candidatus Delongbacteria bacterium includes:
- a CDS encoding helix-turn-helix domain-containing protein, whose product is MQAFVQELKVAREFRKITLKEIASETMISLSYLTHLENGEWQEVPFPYLRGYLISYAETVGMNLDRVLRNFDELDWKPAEGGRPQTRDLSGPVVRPAGGGGHAELVPPLLALIPMRKKLLVLFAFLLVVAGSFWVVWLFTHTANPADAGQPSFNRTLERVRADQERTNWLQSSMTPRRIQMRLASSGTLKVSSGDSVFFSGTLRADSLLALETTAEITVLVERCEDLSVLLDGAPQFLDSLSGPGEIHLSGRGVRTSPR
- a CDS encoding UbiA family prenyltransferase, which gives rise to MMHHDTTTRDTADLLRGLLALCRPQNVLLSVPVVMLGGLCEDPAALAHPTGRVTLLIAAAVTALALAAGNVLNDLADQTEDRINRPGRPLPSGKVRPAEACLLALGLQTGSLILAGLLSMRLASPWPTGIAAVCLLLLWLYAWRGKQWPFVGNLLVALLSAAAVIYGALALGLPGGPGWPARSLMGFALVVSWIREVLKDAEDREGDQRAGRRSLPMLVSGSVLRRLLLAVACLVPLTGLLLGLLSHQWGLTWALCLLPAPLGLWAIWNWQPDSPRSAGGAQRLWKVVMLVGLLIYSVWIWQTSARTDRPEAHAARSTQMESLP
- a CDS encoding BamA/TamA family outer membrane protein, which translates into the protein MGARLTTWVLLTLCLLGLSRVTCGQIAVLPDSLVIARELQVEGNQQFSVDVLRQVLGAGQTVSQRHWQASLDSLARLYADAGFPQLSLRAPGALGGTVERVRLEEGPVLVLGRVTLSPDSLPDLAGLRLLQPGRPLRAGVLDDAFLTILEELESDGRALATLEIRQAAFFPRDDRLELDLDLVLGRLETIRPRAVRFVGLSNSLPLTLERLGRLRSGEVWSPKRNRQARLRLQRSGWFSSVTGPRLARGPEGHLLLVEVEELPSYHFEGLVGLLPGRENESSRVSFLLALDLENLLGTGRRLNLKAARPDGVSQELLFRYREPFVFGLPLGLGGQVIQQIQDSTWLSRSGSLEADWELVPGLEGGASLALREILPDSLNGWVTLGMDHSSAVVAGGWLEADFRDDALNPTRGWRAGLRTESVSRKALTFRGLAARGEDEVFWRQQSDFQFYLRPPGGSSGLGRLVFSLRLAAGRLSRADLQLEERFALGGAAGPRGYRENQFRASTWGLGQGELRWRLGRASRTYLFWDWARMEAGTDPAFTRQGKGAGIRLPIPQGVLAVEYALGEGLGLREGLIHVKLSSRF
- the maf gene encoding septum formation inhibitor Maf, whose amino-acid sequence is MPPMILASASPRRRELLQRIGLDFKVLVREVDEHIPDGTDPAEAVQALSRLKGAAVALENPSSLVISADTIVVLDGQILGKPGSPEEAERMLASLSGRWHRVYTGYALHLLDHVRPVESDQQSCDVRFHPLSAAQIRQYVASGEPMDKAGAYGIQDLGALLVQELRGDYFTVMGLPVSRLYRHLLEFCASHAPKSTE
- a CDS encoding response regulator, with the translated sequence MPDTLRNTPDPAGPSGALPPARILVVDDDVFNVDLLLFELQDAGFEGIGAGSAREALRIIEQEPELDLILLDVMMPGMDGLELTQLLKTRPETREIPVILLTARGELGDKAQGFSAGAEDYVVKPFDSDELRARIEVQLRIRRLRLEEERLGSARARLAMIGTSAHQLSQPLSGATGFLQLLQVMIGRGSQHEQERERLLQVDGCLERTMNLAAQLATLHRFRTEDYACGTEIVDLDASSGPADPGDRVDEEGPLILVADPISEQLPAWFMTLRQDGWRILRVSGTEELEPGLRPWVLVLNQVLPTEIPHWLSTFASAEGITPFSLLISRAQSGDFRGRALRAGVDDILTHPPNPEELLMRVRARVTLFGLQRGHLRLTALEQARAVGERAFMSFQPTLDTCRLLVAELISEASVERRKALLADLAGSLERLTGTIRLLQSRRVPELPGRPSTTPGEPG